A part of Terriglobus roseus genomic DNA contains:
- a CDS encoding TIGR03435 family protein gives MRMLANLLAIFALTLPVAAQQKLAFDVASIRENKSVAGPGGEQPSTNVPLGPGNVYSPTGGQLNIRNTGLLLLVSFAYRMSIPQQDAFRDMAPTWVTEERFDIQARTDKTDVTKDELRLMMRSLLADRFGLVVHNETRTAPVYSMQLLKADTLGPHFRKHTGACSKDFKGKTTVDADADGYPEVCGGLLLLSGSASTHFRIGARDMPITVFATSLTGWGDLGRPVINDTGIKDNIDFVLDFVPPYAQAAAGADVDGQGFQEALRKQLGLKLEAQKQPVEMMVLDHIDHLSEN, from the coding sequence ATGCGAATGCTGGCCAACCTACTCGCAATCTTCGCGCTCACCCTCCCTGTGGCGGCGCAGCAGAAGCTCGCCTTCGACGTGGCCTCCATCCGCGAGAACAAATCCGTCGCGGGACCAGGTGGAGAACAACCCAGCACCAACGTCCCGCTTGGCCCCGGTAATGTCTACTCGCCCACGGGCGGCCAGCTTAACATCCGCAACACCGGATTATTGTTGCTTGTCTCCTTCGCTTATCGGATGAGCATCCCGCAGCAGGATGCATTCCGAGACATGGCCCCCACGTGGGTCACCGAAGAGCGGTTCGACATTCAGGCACGTACCGACAAGACCGATGTCACCAAGGACGAACTTCGCCTTATGATGCGTTCGTTGCTGGCGGATCGTTTCGGACTTGTCGTCCATAACGAAACCCGCACTGCACCGGTGTATTCAATGCAACTTCTCAAGGCTGACACGCTGGGCCCTCACTTCCGTAAACACACCGGGGCTTGTTCCAAAGACTTCAAGGGCAAGACTACCGTTGATGCTGACGCCGACGGTTATCCCGAAGTCTGCGGCGGTCTGCTCCTTCTCTCCGGTAGCGCCAGTACTCATTTCCGCATTGGCGCACGCGACATGCCCATTACCGTCTTTGCCACGTCGCTCACCGGATGGGGTGATCTTGGTCGTCCGGTTATCAACGACACCGGCATTAAGGACAACATTGATTTCGTTCTCGATTTCGTTCCGCCTTACGCGCAAGCTGCCGCAGGAGCAGACGTGGACGGGCAAGGATTTCAGGAAGCGTTGCGTAAGCAACTTGGCTTGAAATTGGAGGCACAGAAGCAGCCTGTTGAGATGATGGTGCTGGATCACATCGACCATCTTTCGGAGAACTAA
- a CDS encoding SDR family oxidoreductase, which translates to MSDLVLVTGGTGFVGIHCIVALLRQGYQVRTTVRSLDRSHEVCDMLVRAGLGDSRIEFSTADLTSDAGWPEAVAGCRYVLHVASPFFFGKDEKEMDLTTPAREGTLRVLRAARDAGVERVVLTSSFAAIGYGHPDRSTPFMEEDWTNVEGDDVSPYIRSKAIAERAAWDFVAREGGNLQLASVNPVGIFGPALGPKLSTSVQILQRMLRGEFPGVPRIAFGAVDVRDVADLELLAMTRPEANGQRLLAISGNAVPFIEYANILRKHLGERGAKLPKRELPDWMIRLFALIKPEAKDLIPQLGKRRQTTSAKAQQLLGWHPRSIEEALNSSADSLFDLGLV; encoded by the coding sequence ATGAGCGATCTCGTTCTTGTTACCGGTGGCACTGGCTTTGTTGGTATCCACTGCATCGTTGCGTTGTTGCGCCAGGGCTACCAAGTTCGCACCACGGTGCGGTCGCTTGATCGCAGTCATGAGGTCTGCGACATGCTGGTGCGCGCCGGTCTGGGTGATAGCCGCATTGAATTCAGCACTGCAGACCTTACCTCTGACGCCGGATGGCCAGAGGCCGTTGCAGGTTGTCGTTATGTGTTGCACGTCGCGTCGCCGTTCTTCTTCGGCAAGGATGAGAAGGAGATGGATCTGACCACTCCGGCTCGTGAGGGCACGTTGCGCGTTCTTCGAGCAGCGAGAGATGCAGGCGTGGAGCGAGTTGTTCTGACCAGTTCCTTCGCGGCTATCGGTTATGGTCATCCGGATCGTTCCACACCTTTTATGGAAGAAGACTGGACCAACGTAGAAGGCGATGACGTGAGTCCTTACATCCGCAGTAAAGCGATTGCCGAACGCGCGGCATGGGACTTCGTGGCTCGCGAAGGCGGCAATCTTCAACTTGCTTCCGTCAATCCGGTCGGCATCTTTGGCCCTGCGCTTGGCCCGAAGCTCTCAACATCAGTGCAGATTCTGCAACGTATGTTGAGGGGAGAATTTCCCGGCGTTCCGCGCATTGCGTTTGGCGCCGTAGATGTTCGTGACGTTGCAGATCTCGAACTTCTCGCCATGACGCGTCCTGAGGCCAATGGCCAACGCCTTCTTGCCATCAGCGGCAACGCTGTCCCATTCATCGAATACGCAAATATCCTGCGCAAACACTTAGGAGAGCGTGGTGCTAAGTTGCCCAAACGTGAATTGCCCGATTGGATGATTCGACTCTTCGCTCTCATCAAACCAGAGGCAAAAGACCTGATCCCACAACTTGGCAAACGCCGACAGACGACATCAGCAAAGGCACAGCAACTCCTCGGCTGGCATCCGCGTTCCATTGAGGAAGCCCTTAACTCCAGCGCAGACAGTCTCTTTGACCTCGGCCTAGTATGA